Proteins from a genomic interval of Gossypium hirsutum isolate 1008001.06 chromosome A09, Gossypium_hirsutum_v2.1, whole genome shotgun sequence:
- the LOC107928439 gene encoding AT-hook motif nuclear-localized protein 20, with product MDPAGNSPALNKRDLEISMNDANKSRSNGRGDDDDEDRDTGDEPKEGAVEVGNRRPRGRPPGSKNKPKPPIFVTRDSPNALRSHVMEVASGTDVAESIAQFARRRQRGVCVLSGSGSVANVTLRQPAAPGAVVALHGRFEILSLTGAFLPGPAPPGSTGLTVYLAGGQGQVVGGSVVGSLIAAGPVMVIAATFSNATYERLPLEDEEEVVSAGHGGPMQGGANDSPPEIGSSGGGGSHTGLPDPSSLPIYNLPPNLLSNGGQLGHEPYGWTHGRPPY from the coding sequence ATGGACCCGGCAGGCAATTCACCAGCTTTAAACAAACGTGACCTTGAAATTTCTATGAACGATGCTAACAAAAGTAGAAGCAACGGAAGAggggatgatgatgatgaagatagAGACACCGGCGATGAGCCTAAAGAAGGAGCGGTCGAGGTCGGTAACCGAAGACCCCGAGGTCGTCCACCGGGATCCAAAAACAAGCCTAAACCACCCATTTTTGTGACAAGGGATAGCCCTAACGCGCTCCGTAGTCATGTTATGGAAGTCGCAAGTGGAACCGATGTAGCCGAGAGTATAGCCCAATTCGCTCGGAGAAGACAACGTGGAGTTTGTGTGCTTAGCGGCAGCGGCTCGGTCGCCAACGTTACTCTAAGACAACCGGCAGCACCCGGCGCGGTGGTTGCCCTTCATGGAAGGTTtgaaattttgtctttgaccggGGCTTTTCTCCCCGGACCGGCTCCACCGGGATCGACAGGGCTCACCGTGTACTTAGCTGGTGGTCAAGGACAAGTTGTTGGAGGAAGTGTTGTCGGTTCACTTATAGCAGCAGGGCCTGTTATGGTCATTGCAGCAACTTTTTCCAACGCAACTTATGAAAGACTGCCtttagaagatgaagaagaagttGTAAGCGCCGGTCACGGTGGACCGATGCAAGGCGGAGCAAACGATTCACCGCCGGAAATTGGGAGTAGCGGAGGCGGCGGTTCACACACAGGTCTGCCTGATCCATCTTCACTTCCAATATACAATTTGCCTCCTAATTTACTCTCAAATGGAGGGCAACTAGGGCATGAACCCTATGGTTGGACACATGGGAGACCACCCTATTAA
- the LOC107928471 gene encoding bet1-like SNARE 1-2 produces MSYRRDHRSSKSALFDGLDNLEEGGLRASSSFSHDVKEHDNGKAIESLHDRVAFLKRLTGDIHDEVESHNRMLDRMGNGMDATRGIMSGTMDRFKKVFEKKSNRKMCTLVMAFVVSFLIIYYLFRMLRYVRG; encoded by the exons ATGAGTTATAGAAG GGATCACCGCTCTTCAAAATCAGCTCTATTTGATGGCCTTGATAATCTTGAAGAAGGTGGTCTAAGGGCTTCTTCATCTTTCTCTCACGATGTTAAGGAGCATGACAATGGCAAAGCTATAGAGAGCTTGCATGACAGAGTTGCTTTTCTGAAAAGA TTAACAGGTGATATACATGATGAAGTGGAGAGTCATAATCGTATGCTTGACCGGATG GGCAATGGCATGGATGCTACAAGGGGCATAATGTCTGGCACCATGGATCGGTTCAAGAAG GTGTTTGAGAAGAAGTCCAACAGGAAAATGTGTACGCTGGTGATGGCCTTCGTGGTTTCCTTCTTAATAATATACTATCTCTTTAG GATGCTTCGATATGTCCGTGGTTGA
- the LOC107928470 gene encoding uncharacterized protein produces the protein MDMKHLIPIFVIFFFFMSTTSASVALAPSSSDTQSFSFSKLEGDQTFSILPTDVDPKLQKICGETDYPIECLTTTVPFLDENGAIIPVSILKVEIDAIHNKTKEAIDKAYEFSMNPSTSRLLPLCLKTCINNYNAIVESKQRIVDAISIGDANELSMELSHNMEHVFACEDEFKEAKIKSPIAELNSLLVKIITNSLTICVDMIKF, from the coding sequence ATGGATATGAAGcacttaatccctatttttgtcatcttcttcttttttatgtcTACTACTTCTGCATCAGTAGCATTAGCCCCATCATCATCCGACACCCAATCTTTCAGCTTTTCTAAACTTGAAGGGGACCAAACATTTTCTATATTACCTACCGATGTTGATCCTAAGCTTCAAAAAATTTGTGGAGAAACCGACTACCCCATCGAATGTTTAACAACAACTGTTCCATTCCTGGATGAAAATGGTGCCATAATCCCGGTGTCTATTCTCAAAGTTGAGATTGATGCAATTCATAACAAGACTAAAGAAGCGATAGACAAGGCTTATGAGTTTTCAATGAATCCCTCTACCTCAAGACTCCTCCCTCTATGTCTTAAAACTTGTATTAATAACTACAATGCTATTGTAGAAAGCAAACAAAGAATCGTTGATGCAATCTCTATTGGTGATGCTAACGAGCTGAGTATGGAGTTAAGCCACAACATGGAGCATGTATTTGCATGTGAGGACGAGTTCAAGGAAGCCAAAATTAAGTCGCCAATAGCAGAATTAAATTCATTGCTTGTCAAGATAATTACCAACAGTTTAACAATCTGTGTTGATATGATCAAATTTTAG
- the LOC107928469 gene encoding uncharacterized protein, with the protein MALVPSSFEAQFFNFSQLQKDQTFTILSTDVDPKLQKLCGETDYPIECLTSTIPFLDENVTINPMSILKVEIDAIDSKTKEALDKAFELSVNPPPSRLLLSCLETCIDNYNSILESKQKILNAISLGDADQVSMELSFNMENVFACEDTFKKAEIESPITELNSLLVKIITNSITISVGMINF; encoded by the coding sequence ATGGCTTTAGTTCCATCTTCATTTGAGgctcaatttttcaatttttctcaacTCCAAAAGGATCAGACATTTACCATATTATCTACAGATGTTGACCCTAAACTTCAAAAACTTTGTGGAGAAACTGACTACCCAATCGAATGTTTAACGTCAACTATTCCATTCTTAGATGAAAATGTTACCATAAACCCCATGTCTATTCTTAAAGTTGAGATTGATGCAATTGATAGCAAGACTAAAGAAGCGTTAGACAAAGCTTTTGAGCTTTCGGTGAATCCCCCTCCTTCAAGACTTCTCCTTTCATGTCTTGAAACTTGTATCGATAATTACAATTCCATTCTAGAAAGCAAACAAAAAATCCTTAATGCTATCTCTTTGGGTGATGCCGACCAAGTGAGCATGGAGCTAAGTTTCAATATGGAGAATGTTTTTGCTTGTGAGGATACGTTCAAAAAAGCTGAAATTGAATCGCCAATAACAGAATTGAATTCATTACTTGTCAAGATAATTACCAACAGTATAACCATCAGTGTTGGCATGATCAACTTTTAA
- the LOC107928468 gene encoding uncharacterized protein, producing the protein MEMKLLTLLILFSFSAYTASPLVALASSPSESQSPSSSEDQPPQTVSKIPSNANPKLKKICQEVNHPTECITTAGPFLGENADITPVTVLQAEIEAIDSKAKEAFAKATKLAADPSTSKTVSVPLNVCIDGYKAILKNKQAILDAISKHDADELNMDLSSNVDHISQCEDAFEEAKINSPIPELHSLLGKMIFNSINIGVDMVDFENKN; encoded by the coding sequence ATGGAGATGAAGCTTTTAACCCTCCTCATCCTCTTCTCCTTCTCTGCATATACCGCTTCCCCATTAGTAGCTTTAGCTTCATCTCCTTCCGAGAGTCAGTCCCCCAGCTCTTCTGAAGACCAGCCACCCCAAACAGTTTCTAAAATACCTTCCAACGCCAACCCTAAGCTTAAAAAAATCTGTCAAGAAGTTAATCACCCCACCGAATGTATTACAACAGCTGGTCCATTCCTAGGTGAAAATGCTGATATAACTCCCGTGACTGTTCTTCAAGCTGAGATTGAAGCAATTGATAGcaaggctaaggaagccttcgcAAAGGCTACAAAGCTCGCAGCGGATCCCTCTACCTCAAAAACCGTCAGTGTTCCCCTAAATGTTTGCATTGATGGCTACAAAGCCATTCTCAAAAACAAACAAGCAATCCTTGATGCTATCTCCAAACATGACGCTGATGAGCTAAACATGGACTTAAGCTCTAATGTGGATCATATAAGCCAGTGCGAAGATGCGTTCGAAGAAGCCAAAATTAACTCCCCAATACCAGAACTGCATTCGTTACTTGGCAAGATGATTTTCAACAGTATAAACATTGGTGTTGATATGGTTGATTTTGAGAAcaagaattaa
- the LOC107928414 gene encoding uncharacterized protein, with protein MVAETWILKMGNQVSSNLKHALLLEPSSKKKKNTQNNPTSKKPQTVGILSFEVANVMSKTVHFHKSLSEPEISKLKSEILKSQGISKLVSADESYLLSLALAEKLDELTKVANVVSRLGKKCNEPALQGFEHVFGDILNGVIDVRELGLLVKDMEGMVRKLERYVNLTAKLYNEMEVLNELEHGTRKFQANPHEESKRAFEQKMIWQRQDVRHLKDVSLWNQTFDKVVELLARTVCTIFARILVVFGESALGKDGVPGRVNGRFPNRVEVVSRQLKGVLSKCSSVGSSQLGNVERSVAEKRGVSLKHGGIDSRKGEIGLFQMEDSGFPCGTSPGRLLTNCLSLGSSASRYDDGDDRSVDHDDRSSQISGCCSVANDGAKRERPNRPRLNDRLNDDHRQSSCGVLSNAQFGPKSRLALYASPSTVGGSALALHYANVIIVIEKLLRYPHLVGEEARDDLYQMLPTSLRLSLRTNLKSYVKNLAIYDAPLAHDWKDTLDRILSWLAPLAHNMIRWQSERNFEQQQIVARTNVLLLQTLYFADREKTEAAICELLVGLNYICRYEHQQNALLDCASSFDFEDCMEWQLQYENSYLN; from the coding sequence ATGGTAGCAGAAACTTGGATACTTAAAATGGGAAACCAGGTAAGTTCCAATCTCAAACACGCCCTTCTACTCGAACCTTcttctaaaaaaaagaaaaacacccaaaacaacCCAACATCCAAAAAACCTCAAACTGTTGGAATCTTGTCTTTTGAAGTAGCCAATGTCATGTCCAAAACTGTTCACTTCCATAAATCCTTGTCTGAACCCGAGATCTCGAAGCTCAAATCCGAGATCTTAAAATCCCAAGGCATTTCAAAGTTAGTTTCAGCCGATGAAAGTTATCTTCTTTCACTTGCTTTAGCTGAAAAGCTAGATGAATTAACCAAGGTTGCCAATGTTGTGTCTAGACTAGGCAAGAAATGTAATGAACCAGCTTTGCAAGGTTTCGAACATGTTTTTGGGGATATCTTGAATGGGGTTATTGATGTTAGGGAATTAGGACTTTTAGTTAAAGATATGGAAGGGATGGTTAGGAAATTGGAAAGGTATGTTAATTTGACTGCTAAGTTGTATAATGAAATGgaggttttaaatgaattagaaCATGGTACTAGGAAGTTTCAAGCTAACCCACATGAGGAAAGTAAGAGAGCTTTTGAACAAAAAATGATTTGGCAAAGACAAGATGTTAGGCATCTTAAGGATGTTTCACTTTGGAACCAAACATTTGATAAGGTTGTTGAATTGTTGGCTAGGACTGTTTGTACTATTTTTGCTAGGATTCTTGTTGTGTTTGGGGAATCTGCTTTGGGAAAAGATGGGGTTCCCGGGAGGGTTAATGGGCGGTTTCCCAATCGAGTCGAAGTTGTTTCTAGGCAGTTGAAAGGGGTTCTTAGTAAGTGTAGTAGTGTTGGGAGTAGTCAACTTGGGAATGTAGAGAGAAGTGTGGCGGAGAAAAGGGGAGTGAGTTTGAAGCATGGAGGGATCGATTCACGGAAGGGTGAAATCGGGTTGTTTCAGATGGAGGATTCCGGTTTTCCTTGTGGGACTAGTCCCGGGAGACTTTTGACCAATTGTCTTAGTTTGGGTAGTTCAGCTTCGAGGTACGATGATGGTGATGATCGGAGTGTTGATCATGATGATCGAAGTAGTCAGATTTCAGGTTGTTGTAGTGTTGCGAATGATGGGGCGAAGAGAGAGCGGCCGAATCGTCCTCGACTAAATGATCGTTTGAATGATGATCACAGGCAATCAAGTTGTGGAGTGTTGAGTAAtgcacaatttggtcctaaaagtAGGTTAGCTCTATATGCTTCACCCTCCACCGTGGGAGGTTCAGCTCTTGCCTTGCATTATGCTAATGTAATAATTGTGATCGAGAAATTATTGCGCTACCCTCATTTGGTCGGCGAAGAAGCTCGAGACGATTTGTATCAAATGTTGCCAACAAGTTTGAGACTGTCTCTAAGGACTAATCTCAAGTCCTATGTCAAGAATTTGGCAATATATGATGCTCCATTGGCTCATGATTGGAAAGACACTCTTGACAGGATATTAAGTTGGCTTGCCCCACTGGCACATAACATGATCCGGTGGCAAAGCGAGCGGAATTTCGAGCAGCAGCAAATTGTTGCTCGGACTAACGTTCTTCTTCTCCAGACATTGTATTTTGCTGATAGGGAAAAGACCGAAGCAGCCATCTGTGAGCTTCTTGTTGGGTTGAATTACATATGTCGATATGAGCATCAACAAAACGCGTTGTTGGATTGTGCAAGCAGTTTCGATTTCGAGGACTGCATGGAGTGGCAATTGCAATATGAAAATTCTTATCTTAATTAG